Genomic window (Mycoplasmopsis citelli):
TTCATCAGAAAGTCCATATAGCTATGATGGAGGAACAGCTAAATCAAGTTTATTTTTTGTAAGTGCAATTGCTTTAGATGATTAATTTTTTTAAGTTTTAAAAAATTATTTTTCATCTTCTTCATCAATATCAAGTTGTTCATCAACACTTTCAAAAAGCATCTTTTTGAATTGATTGAGTTGTTTTTTAAGTTTAGCTTGAGTTTTCTTTGATTTAGTTAATTCTTCTGGTGTGTTGTTTGGTTTTTCTTCAGCTGGTTTGGATAAATTGCGTTTTTCCTTTGAAGATAAAAACTTAATTTTAAGTTTATTAAGTTCCGAATTGCTTTTTGAATCAGTATAAATAATAGTTGGAACAATAATAGGATTACGACGTTTTTCTTTGTAAAATAATCCTGTTAAACGCTCAATAACAATTTGGTGAAGATCTTCGGTGGTTCAATTGGAGTTGTTTTTGATAATGAATAAAATCGCTCCATGTGCTATTCGCTTTGCCTCCTCAACTAAATCTTTGGAATTTTTAACAAAAAAACTTCCTCGAGTAATGATTTGTGGTCGAGTTAAAATTTGATTTTTCTTTTTATCAATTAAAAAAGTAATATTTAAAAACCCACTATCTTTAAGTTGTTGACGTTCACTAAGCATTTTTCCAGTAACACTTAAAATAGAATTTCCGTCAATATATAAGGGACCGTAATTAATTTTTTTATTGGTTTTAGTGATTTTTTGGTCTTTCATCTCATAAATGACACCTTTTTCAATCACGATGACATTTTCAGGTTTAACGCCATTTTCAATTGCGGTTTGTCCATGGACAATGCTCATGCGGTACTCACCATGATAAGGAAGAAAGTATTTAGGTTTAGTGAGTTGAAAAATTTTATCATGTTCTCATTTATAAGCATGTCCAGAGGTGTGCAAGTAACCATCAGTTCCATTTTCTTTAATAATGGCTCCAAGCTTATATAAACGATTGATAAGCAGCTCAATAACCATCCGGTTTCCTGGAATGGGACTTGAAGAAAATAACACTAAATCACCTTTAGTTATTTTAACTGAAGCGTGCTTTCCATAACTCATTCGCGAAAGAGCGGCTAGCTGCTCACCTTGAGAACCGGTAGTTAAAATCAGTAAATCTGAATCTTTGGTGTTGGGAAGTTGCTTTTTATCAACAAAAACATCATTTGGAACATTGATATATCCTAATTTACGCCCAATTCGAACTCCTTGAATCATTGAACGGCCAAAAGTGATAACTTTTTTATTTAATTTAGCTGCTAGTTCAATAATAACTTTAACTCTAGTTAAATTTGAGGCAAAAGTTGTCACAATAATTTTTCTTTTAGCCTCTTTAAGGTGATTTTCAATATCGATTAAAATATCACTTTCACTTGGAGAGTGATTTGGACGCATTGCATTTGTTGAATCACTTAATAGTGCTGTTAGATTTTGATCTCCAATTTCTTTAAGCCGAGCAAAATCAGTTAAGTTTCCAATTGGAGTATAGTCAAAACGAAAATCTCCAGTACACATTAATGAACCATGAGGAGTGGTAATTCGAACTCCAAAAGCATCCGGAATTGAATGCTGGGCAGTTCAAAAATCAACGCTTACTCCTCCTTCAAATTGATGTACATCTGCTTTTTGAATTTCGATAAATTGAACAGCTTTTTGAATTTTGTGTTCATCAAATTTTAATTTTAAGTATTGAATAGCAATTCGAGGAGCAAAAATTTTATTTAATTTAGTTTGCTGAACTAAATAAATAACCCCTCCGATGTGGTCTTCATGACCATGAGTGATAAAAAGACCTTGAATTTTTTTATTTGGTAAATTTAAATAAGAATAATCTGGAATAATTCCTTTAACTCCAGTATTGTATGTATCTGCAAATTTAATTCCCGCATCGATGATAAAAATATTATCATCCTGCTCAATGAGTAATGTTGATTTACCAATTTCTTCAACACCACCAAGAGGAATTATTCTTGTTGGGTTCATAAAACTCCTAAATTTGTATTATTAATTTGAATGTAAATTAAATTAAACGCCCTATGTAAATGTTTAATAACAGTTTTAATTATAAAACAACCTGAAAAATTAGATACTAAAAATTAACTTTTTTTGCAAAATACTTAAAGTATTTTGTGAAAATTAGGTCGTTTTTGTTATACTTATTATGTTAAGTAAAATATTCATCATAATTAAGGGAAATCAAATGAAAAAAAGAACTATTAAAATTTCAGCGGCGTTATTAGGAGTTGCAATTCCTTTTACAGCATCAGCTTCATTTTTAGTAGCTAAAACACCAAATAATCAACAAAAAGTTGTAACAACTGCTGCAAGCGAAACAAGCGAAAATGCTGTAGCTCCAGCAGCAAAAGTGAACAATCCAAATGTTGTTTCGCTTCCAAAAGTCCAACAAGAACTTTTAAAATTACTAGAAAATGTTAAATTTGAAGTTTCTAATCAAAAAGTTAAACAAAGCAAAAATGCTTCACAACTTTCTAAAAGTGATTTAAAAATGAGCTATTCATTTTCAAATTTAGAAGTTTTAAATGCAACAA
Coding sequences:
- a CDS encoding ribonuclease J, which encodes MNPTRIIPLGGVEEIGKSTLLIEQDDNIFIIDAGIKFADTYNTGVKGIIPDYSYLNLPNKKIQGLFITHGHEDHIGGVIYLVQQTKLNKIFAPRIAIQYLKLKFDEHKIQKAVQFIEIQKADVHQFEGGVSVDFWTAQHSIPDAFGVRITTPHGSLMCTGDFRFDYTPIGNLTDFARLKEIGDQNLTALLSDSTNAMRPNHSPSESDILIDIENHLKEAKRKIIVTTFASNLTRVKVIIELAAKLNKKVITFGRSMIQGVRIGRKLGYINVPNDVFVDKKQLPNTKDSDLLILTTGSQGEQLAALSRMSYGKHASVKITKGDLVLFSSSPIPGNRMVIELLINRLYKLGAIIKENGTDGYLHTSGHAYKWEHDKIFQLTKPKYFLPYHGEYRMSIVHGQTAIENGVKPENVIVIEKGVIYEMKDQKITKTNKKINYGPLYIDGNSILSVTGKMLSERQQLKDSGFLNITFLIDKKKNQILTRPQIITRGSFFVKNSKDLVEEAKRIAHGAILFIIKNNSNWTTEDLHQIVIERLTGLFYKEKRRNPIIVPTIIYTDSKSNSELNKLKIKFLSSKEKRNLSKPAEEKPNNTPEELTKSKKTQAKLKKQLNQFKKMLFESVDEQLDIDEEDEK